The following are encoded in a window of Pelecanus crispus isolate bPelCri1 chromosome 6, bPelCri1.pri, whole genome shotgun sequence genomic DNA:
- the TSPAN32 gene encoding tetraspanin-32: protein MGLRCGMRTTKCQQLVTSFCVMLLGLSIATLSTVTHYGLHFTLISNISLESNSYRVIHHAAFYFGICLSMTLVLAALLSSAATVRESQCLTAMGFFCFALAFCGLIPAACWRYTHSTEVEDSMMDVYDFVYEEVRRNASSFRRHELTAIHEAFLCCGKHSPFGDTANVELKTCPSSQVRDAGQDCLREIQDFLKKHMDFVFTLLGITIGFTVYGMILTSFLWFSIHFSSNLDRKGKYILRER from the exons ATGGGACTGAGGTGCGGGATGAGGACCACCAAGTGCCAGCAGCTGGTGACCAGCTTCTGTGTCATG TTGCTGGGGTTGTCCATTGCCACGCTGAGCACAGTCACCCACTACGGGCTCCATTTCACCCTCATCAGCAACATCTCTCTGGAGAGCAACTCCTACAGGGTCATCCACCATGCAG CTTTCTACTTTGGGATCTGCCTCAGCATGACCCTGGTCCTTGCAgccctgctgagctctgctgccaCAGTGCGGGAATCGCAGTGCCTCACCGCCATG gggtttttctgttttgctctggCCTTCTGCGGATTGatcccagctgcctgctggagaTACACGCACAGCACGGAG GTGGAAGACAGCATGATGGATGTGTACGACTTTGTGTACGAAGAGGTGAGGAGGAACGCTTCCAGCTTCAGGAGGCATGAGCTGACTGCCATCCATGAAGCA TTCCTGTGCTGTGGGAAGCACTCTCCATTTGGGGACACAGCCAATGTGGAGCTCAAGACGTGCCCATCCAGCCAGGTGCGCGATGCGGGACAG GACTGCCTGCGAGAGATCCAGGACTTCCTGAAGAAGCACATGGACTTTGTCTTCACGCTCCTGGGCATCACCATTGGCTTCACG gTTTATGGGATGATCCTGACTTCATTCCTCTGGTTCTCCATCCACTTCAGCAGCAACCTGGACCGGAAAGGCAAATACATCCTGCGAGAGAGGTAG